A single Scleropages formosus chromosome 4, fSclFor1.1, whole genome shotgun sequence DNA region contains:
- the dclk1a gene encoding serine/threonine-protein kinase DCLK1a isoform X3, which yields MLQYAEVNGTPGSQLSTPHSAKSPSPSPTSPGSLQRRRGSQNNGSSLSLASTKVCSSVEEGERAVTETELMDECSPVPASIAERYKVGRTIGDGNFAVVRECVERSTGREYALKIINKSKCRGKEHMIQNEVSILRRVKHPNIVLLIEEMDTYSELYLVMELVKGGDLFDAITSTSKYTERDASGMLFNLANAIKYLHSLNIVHRDIKPENLLVYEHQDGSKSLKLGDFGLATVVDGPLYTVCGTPTYVAPEIIAESGYGLKVDIWAAGVITYILLCGFPPFRGSSEDQEVLFDQILMGQLDFPLPYWDNVSDSAKEVITCMLQVDVDQRYTALQVLEHPWVNEGGLPENEHQLSVAGKIKKHFNTGSSPDGTTAGGSVTELDHSLTIQRSGSLDFYQHPGMYWIRPPLLIRRGRFSDEDATRM from the exons ATGCTGCAGTACGCTGAAG TCAATGGGACCCCAGGCAGCCAGCTGTCCACCCCCCACTCCGCCAAGTCCCCCAGCCCCTCCCCAACCAGCCCTGGGAGCCTTCAGAGACGCCGG GGGTCCCAGAACAACGGCTCCTCCCTGTCTCTGGCCTCCACCAAAGTCTGCAGCTCTGTAGAGGAGGGAGAAAGAGCAGTGACTGAAA CTGAGTTGATGGATGAGTGTTCCCCTGTTCCTGCCTCCATTGCTGAGAGGTACAAGGTGGGAAGGACCATTGGTGACGGAAACTTTGCCGTAGTCCGGGAGTGCGTGGAGCGATCGACTGGAAGGGAATATGCTCTGAAAATCATCAACAAAAGCAAATGCAGAGGAAAG GAACACATGATCCAGAACGAGGTGTCGATCCTCCGACGGGTAAAGCAccccaacattgtgctactcATTGAGGAGATGGACACATACAGTGAGCTGTACTTAGTCATGGAGCTGGTCAAG GGGGGTGACCTCTTCGATGCCATCACCTCCACCAGTAAATACACAGAGCGGGATGCTAGTGGCATGCTCTTCAACCTGGCCAATGCCATCAAGTACCTGCACAGCCTCAACATTGTCCATCGTGACATTAAGCCAGAGAACCTGCTG GTCTACGAACACCAAGATGGTAGCAAGTCCCTCAAGCTTGGTGATTTTGGCTTGGCCACAGTGGTGGATGGACCCCTGTACACTGTCTGTGGGACCCCCACATATGTAGCACCGGAGATCATCGCAGAGAGTGG ATATGGCCTAAAGGTGGACATCTGGGCTGCTGGTGTCATCACCTACATCCTGCTGTGTGGTTTCCCTCCGTTCCGTGG AAGTAGTGAAGACCAAGAAGTCCTCTTCGATCAGATTCTTATGGGACAGCTAGATTTTCCTTTACCATACTGGGACAATGTTTCAGACTCTGCAAAG GAGGTGATCACCTGTATGCTCCAGGTGGATGTGGATCAGCGTTACACCGCCTTGCAAGTACTGGAACATCCCTGGGTCAAC GAGGGTGGCTTGCCGGAGAACGAGCACCAGCTGTCTGTAGCAGGGAAGATTAAGAAGCATTTCAACACTGGTTCCAGTCCTGATGGCACCACAGCTGGGGGATCTGTCACTGAG CTCGACCACAGCTTAACCATCCAGAGATCCGGATCTTTGGACTTCTATCAGCACCCAGGAATGTATTGGATAAG GCCGCCGCTGCTGATAAGGAGGGGCAGGTTTTCGGATGAGGATGCCACTCGGATGTGA